From one Parambassis ranga chromosome 5, fParRan2.1, whole genome shotgun sequence genomic stretch:
- the LOC114435976 gene encoding RNA-binding motif, single-stranded-interacting protein 2-like, with amino-acid sequence MLLSVPPRAGINPYNGYNSRNSKKQAYVSSGHQMAPPSPNTNSSSTSTGGGGEQLSKTNLYIRGLHPGTTDQDLVKLCQPYGKIVSTKAILDKTTNKCKGYGFVDFDSPAAAQKAVTALKSSGVQAQMAKQQEQDPTNLYISNLPVSMDEQELESMLKSFGQVISTRILRDANGTSRGVGFARMESTEKCEAIIQHFNGKFIKTPPGVPVPTEPLLCKFADGGQKKRQNQGKYLQNGRPWARDGDTGGMTLAYDPTALQNGFYSSPYSLAPNRMIAQTSLSPYMHSPVSSYQVHSPSWMHHQSYLMQPAGTVLTPTMDHAMSIQPTSMMGPLTQQLSHLSLGSTGTYIPANTAMQGTYIPQYTPVPPSNVPVEENGGQQQQVAMETPAEHTNYSYQHTK; translated from the exons CAGGCCTATGTGTCCTCCGGCCACCAGATGGCGCCCCCCAGTCCCAACACCAACAGTAGTAGCACCAGCACTGGTGGGGGAGGGGAACAGCTGAGTAAAACAAACCTGTATATCCGTGGCCTCCATCCGGGGACTACCGACCAAGACCTGGTCAAACTCTGCCAACC GTATGGCAAAATTGTGTCAACCAAGGCCATCTTGGATAAAACCACCAACAAATGTAAAG gaTATGGCTTTGTGGACTTTGacagtccagcagcagcacagaaagctGTCACAGCTCTGAAATCCAGCGGGGTCCAGGCTCAGATGGCCAAA CAACAGGAACAGGACCCCACCAACCTCTATATCTCCAACCTGCCAGTGTCTATGGATGAGCAAGAGCTGGAGAGCATGCTCAAGTCTTTTGGTCAGGTCATTTCCACACGCATTCTCCGAGATGCCAATGGGACCAGCCGCGGCGTGGGATTTGCGAG AATGGAGTCCACAGAGAAGTGCGAGGCCATAATTCAGCATTTCAATGGCAAATTCATCAAGACTCCACCAGGAGTGCCTG TGCCCACAGAGCCCTTATTATGTAAGTTTGCCGACGGAGGtcagaagaagaggcagaatcAGGGGAAGTATCTTCAAAATGGAAGGCCCTGGGCTAGAGATGGAGATACG GGAGGAATGACGCTTGCGTATGACCCCACAGCCTTACAAAATGG CTTCTACTCCTCACCTTACAGTCTGGCTCCAAACCGAATGATTGctcagacttccctctcaccctaCATGCATTCTCCTGTCTCATCTTACCAG GTACACAGCCCGTCCTGGATGCACCATCAGTCATACCTCATGCAGCCAGCT GGTACAGTTCTTACTCCAACAATGGATCATGCCATGTCCATCCAGCCCACATCCATGATGGGGCCGCTGACACAGCAACTAAGCCACCTGTCCCTGGGCAGCACGGGCACA TATATTCCGGCCAACACAGCTATGCAAGGGACCTACATCCCCCAGTACACCCCAGTGCCTCCTTCCAATGTCCCAGTAGAG GAGAATGGTGGTCAACAACAacaggttgccatggagactCCTGCAGAACACACAAACTACTCATACCAACACACCAAGTGA